Proteins from one Anaerobranca californiensis DSM 14826 genomic window:
- a CDS encoding chromate transporter: MLLQLFFSFFKIGSFTFGGGYAMLPVIQREVVENRRWVEEKEFLEVLGVSQSGPGAVAVNTAIYLGYKIKGVPGSIAATLGVVTPSFLIILALATILQFVVYHPVGEGFFAGIRPAVVGLLISVTINMFNKLEGIHSWFLFFLSALFLIIFSIHPALIILLSALYGGIFFSKDIIKVRGE; the protein is encoded by the coding sequence TTGCTTTTACAATTATTTTTTTCTTTTTTTAAGATAGGTTCTTTCACTTTTGGTGGGGGATATGCCATGCTGCCTGTAATCCAAAGGGAGGTAGTTGAAAACCGTCGTTGGGTAGAAGAAAAAGAATTTCTAGAAGTTTTAGGAGTTAGTCAATCAGGTCCAGGGGCTGTTGCAGTAAATACTGCCATTTACTTGGGATATAAAATAAAAGGAGTACCTGGTAGTATTGCTGCAACTTTAGGGGTTGTTACACCTTCTTTTTTAATTATCTTAGCCCTTGCTACTATTTTACAATTTGTTGTCTACCATCCAGTAGGTGAAGGATTTTTTGCTGGTATTAGACCTGCTGTTGTAGGATTGTTAATTTCTGTAACTATTAATATGTTTAATAAATTAGAAGGTATTCATAGCTGGTTTTTATTTTTTCTTTCAGCATTATTCCTGATAATTTTTTCTATTCACCCTGCTTTGATCATTTTATTATCAGCCCTTTACGGTGGAATTTTTTTTAGTAAAGATATCATTAAAGTTAGGGGTGAATAA
- a CDS encoding chromate transporter, whose amino-acid sequence MLLLKIFLSFFKIGLISFGGGYAMIPLIQKEIIGVQGWLTVNEFLDIIAIAEMTPGPIAINSATYIGYKTAGVIGSVVATLGVVTPSFIAMVILAYIINKTKHLPQIKGALKGIVSGVIALIGYATFKMAIGVDILSIYNFLICLGAFLLFHFTKKHPVLLLIGFGIIGIFIF is encoded by the coding sequence ATGTTGTTATTAAAGATTTTCTTATCTTTTTTTAAAATAGGTTTGATAAGTTTTGGTGGTGGGTATGCCATGATTCCCTTAATTCAAAAGGAGATAATCGGTGTACAAGGTTGGTTGACAGTAAATGAATTTTTAGATATCATTGCAATAGCGGAAATGACCCCTGGCCCTATTGCCATTAACTCTGCAACTTATATTGGTTATAAAACAGCTGGGGTTATAGGTTCGGTAGTGGCGACTTTAGGAGTTGTCACTCCTTCATTTATCGCTATGGTTATTCTCGCCTATATTATCAATAAAACTAAACACCTACCACAAATAAAAGGTGCCTTAAAAGGAATTGTTTCTGGGGTTATTGCCCTTATTGGATATGCAACATTTAAAATGGCTATTGGAGTAGATATTCTAAGTATCTATAATTTCCTGATCTGTTTAGGGGCCTTTTTACTATTTCACTTTACAAAAAAACACCCTGTATTGTTATTAATTGGTTTCGGTATTATAGGAATTTTTATATTTTAA
- the scfA gene encoding six-cysteine ranthipeptide SCIFF, whose translation MKHILTINKVVERVEIGCGECQTSCQSACKTSCTVGNQVCEKVAN comes from the coding sequence ATGAAACATATTTTAACAATTAACAAAGTTGTGGAAAGAGTAGAAATAGGATGTGGAGAATGTCAAACTTCTTGTCAATCAGCTTGTAAAACCAGCTGTACTGTAGGTAACCAAGTATGTGAAAAAGTAGCCAACTAG